The Xenorhabdus doucetiae genome has a window encoding:
- a CDS encoding serralysin family metalloprotease — MASKKKYTYSGLSDSHSVQDVNSLLNAYVPNSDPGVRVAHKVLADEAPNELLRGNYHWTNKYVNSSGTLELSYHFLETEPSVRIQGAKFSIMPLFDISDFSAFNEEQKDAARLSLQSWSDVANIKFTEVDSMKKANITFGFFDYSSSDDYAFATLPNGQKTAYSWYHVKDQTFADNDIGVNGYARQTFTHEIGHALGLEHPADYDASDKIRPGYINSAEYFEDTRAHTVMSYFSEKYTGQDFKGNYSSAPLLNDISAIQDLYGANMETRTGDTVYGFNSNTDRDFMTATDANSKLVFSVWDAGGEDTFDFSGFSQNQRINLNEGAFSDVGGLKGNVSIARGVVIENAIGGSGDDILVGNSADNILKGGAGDDVIYGGLGGDHLWGGEGNDTFVYLDGKESLKDNPDWIHDFVSGEDKIDLSDFNFGATGDIKFVDAFSGKAGEVLFTYDEANDVTDLEISLGGDLAGNDFLVKVVGQPLTEADFIV, encoded by the coding sequence ATGGCCTCAAAGAAAAAATATACCTATTCGGGGTTATCTGATTCCCATTCTGTTCAGGATGTTAATTCACTGCTCAATGCCTACGTGCCAAATTCTGATCCGGGTGTCCGTGTGGCACATAAGGTATTAGCCGATGAAGCGCCTAATGAGCTTTTGCGTGGAAATTATCACTGGACCAATAAATACGTTAATTCTTCCGGTACATTGGAATTATCGTACCATTTTCTGGAAACTGAGCCTTCTGTCCGTATTCAGGGTGCGAAATTTTCGATAATGCCGTTGTTTGATATTTCTGATTTCAGTGCCTTTAATGAAGAACAGAAAGATGCGGCAAGACTCTCTTTACAATCTTGGTCTGATGTTGCCAATATTAAATTTACCGAAGTAGATAGTATGAAAAAAGCCAATATCACTTTTGGTTTTTTTGATTACAGCAGCAGTGACGATTACGCATTCGCCACTTTGCCAAATGGGCAGAAAACGGCTTATTCTTGGTATCATGTTAAAGACCAGACTTTTGCTGATAATGATATTGGTGTGAATGGTTATGCCCGCCAGACGTTCACGCATGAAATTGGTCATGCATTAGGGTTGGAACATCCTGCCGATTATGACGCTTCTGATAAAATACGCCCAGGCTATATCAATTCAGCGGAATATTTCGAAGATACCCGTGCTCATACTGTTATGAGTTATTTCAGTGAAAAATATACAGGTCAAGATTTCAAAGGAAATTATTCATCGGCACCGTTGCTGAATGATATTTCCGCCATTCAGGATCTGTATGGCGCGAATATGGAAACCCGCACAGGGGATACCGTATATGGTTTTAATTCCAATACCGATCGCGATTTTATGACCGCTACTGATGCGAACAGCAAACTCGTCTTCAGTGTCTGGGATGCCGGCGGTGAAGATACCTTTGATTTCTCTGGTTTTAGCCAAAATCAGCGTATCAACCTGAATGAAGGTGCTTTCTCCGATGTTGGTGGCTTGAAAGGCAACGTTTCGATTGCCCGTGGTGTCGTGATTGAAAACGCCATCGGCGGCAGCGGTGACGATATTCTGGTCGGTAACAGCGCAGATAATATCCTGAAAGGCGGCGCAGGCGATGACGTCATTTATGGCGGTCTGGGCGGTGATCATCTGTGGGGTGGTGAAGGCAACGACACGTTTGTGTACTTAGACGGCAAAGAATCACTGAAAGACAATCCAGACTGGATCCACGATTTCGTCTCTGGTGAAGACAAGATTGACCTGTCTGATTTCAATTTCGGCGCTACCGGCGATATCAAATTTGTCGATGCGTTCTCAGGTAAGGCGGGCGAAGTGCTGTTCACTTATGATGAAGCGAATGATGTGACTGATCTGGAAATTAGCCTTGGCGGTGATCTGGCGGGCAATGATTTTCTGGTGAAAGTTGTCGGTCAGCCGTTGACGGAAGCCGATTTCATCGTCTAA
- a CDS encoding IS630 family transposase, with product MLILPPTSRNERRQMKKVVQKTTDKNYARRIMGILWLCQGEPVSQVADKLCCAESSVWRWIKRFRELGWMGLLSLPAGRHTRWHLTPLWPFLSYLLEHSPQQFGYLGSRWSLAFFVFLIKRLLNITLSMSTLYRYFRQQGIVWRRAAPTVKLPDPEYEEKMARITEALSRASEKHPVVYEDEVDIHLNPKIGAGWYFKGQQKRINTPGKNQKYYVAGCLDVRTNKIVFTGYMKKSAQLFINTLEELKRQYRHAETLTVILDNYIIHKSKSVKAWLRQNPSVTLLFLPVYSPWLNKIERLWQSLHETVTRNHGCQFMWHLIKNVKIFLKTASGKKTLKGIRNIRVSAL from the coding sequence ATGCTTATCTTACCACCAACCTCCCGAAATGAACGGCGCCAGATGAAAAAAGTCGTTCAAAAAACCACAGATAAAAATTATGCCCGCCGGATCATGGGCATACTCTGGTTATGCCAAGGAGAGCCGGTCTCCCAAGTGGCCGATAAACTGTGTTGCGCTGAGTCTTCTGTCTGGCGCTGGATTAAGCGGTTTAGGGAGCTGGGATGGATGGGGTTACTCAGTTTACCGGCAGGCCGCCATACCCGATGGCATTTAACCCCACTTTGGCCTTTTCTGTCTTATCTATTGGAACATTCTCCCCAACAGTTCGGTTATCTCGGTTCCCGATGGAGCCTGGCCTTTTTTGTATTTTTAATCAAAAGGTTACTTAATATCACCCTTTCAATGAGCACGCTTTACCGTTATTTCCGTCAACAAGGGATTGTCTGGAGAAGAGCGGCCCCGACAGTCAAGTTACCCGATCCGGAATATGAAGAAAAAATGGCCCGCATTACCGAAGCGCTTTCCCGGGCGTCAGAGAAACATCCTGTTGTTTATGAAGATGAAGTGGATATTCACTTGAACCCGAAAATCGGGGCGGGCTGGTATTTTAAAGGCCAGCAAAAACGCATTAATACGCCGGGTAAAAATCAAAAATACTACGTTGCGGGTTGTCTTGATGTCCGGACCAACAAAATTGTTTTTACGGGTTACATGAAGAAAAGCGCTCAATTATTTATCAATACGTTAGAAGAATTAAAACGCCAATATCGTCACGCAGAAACGCTCACCGTGATTTTAGACAACTACATTATTCATAAAAGTAAGTCAGTAAAAGCGTGGTTACGACAGAATCCAAGCGTGACACTTTTATTCCTTCCGGTTTATTCGCCCTGGTTGAACAAAATAGAGCGGTTATGGCAATCGTTACATGAAACGGTTACCCGTAATCATGGTTGCCAATTTATGTGGCATCTGATTAAAAATGTGAAAATTTTTTTAAAAACGGCGTCAGGAAAAAAGACGTTGAAAGGAATCAGAAATATCAGAGTCTCAGCATTATGA
- a CDS encoding NAD(P)/FAD-dependent oxidoreductase, whose protein sequence is MASHLVRPLRALYIPDEHAVNSDLLLKKLDAAFIKEGGTIIEENAQCVLVENGKAIGVKLLNGECLQANKVIVAAGVNSLELLCNLPEISKRIPPIFAGYGVSILVRVPEGKKLPTSVIRTPNRAFACGLHCVPRGERILYLGATNILAEKPRKHALISDVQFLLDCALEQLDINLYDAEILSIQVGNRPIPADGFPLIGPCDDTNIWLVTGTYRDGLHQSPLLANYIANSLTGVENSQINLEDFNPIRPPLAGLPRELIVKETVQQMFATGYEYRWDIKPYWLPLLDKGLTENYQALIESLHPHFTPPPELVAFSYLYESMRQKLHAYYGVWS, encoded by the coding sequence TTGGCAAGCCATTTAGTCCGTCCACTTCGTGCCTTATATATTCCTGATGAACATGCCGTAAATTCTGATCTATTACTTAAAAAGCTAGATGCAGCATTTATCAAGGAAGGTGGAACAATTATAGAAGAAAATGCTCAATGTGTGTTAGTTGAAAATGGTAAGGCAATAGGAGTTAAATTATTGAATGGAGAGTGCTTGCAGGCAAACAAGGTTATAGTCGCAGCAGGAGTAAACTCATTAGAACTTCTATGTAATTTACCTGAAATTTCTAAAAGAATCCCTCCAATATTTGCAGGTTATGGTGTATCAATTTTAGTCAGGGTACCAGAAGGCAAAAAGTTGCCAACGTCGGTCATTCGTACTCCTAATAGGGCATTTGCATGTGGCCTACATTGTGTACCACGAGGTGAGAGAATTTTATATCTTGGTGCAACCAATATCTTGGCAGAGAAACCACGTAAACATGCTTTAATTTCTGATGTTCAATTTTTACTAGATTGTGCATTAGAGCAGTTAGATATTAATCTTTATGATGCTGAAATTCTTTCAATTCAAGTCGGCAATAGACCCATTCCTGCTGATGGTTTTCCATTAATAGGGCCATGTGATGATACTAATATATGGCTTGTCACTGGAACATATCGCGATGGATTACACCAATCCCCTTTATTAGCTAATTATATTGCTAATTCTTTGACTGGCGTGGAAAACTCGCAAATTAACCTTGAGGATTTTAACCCTATCCGCCCACCATTAGCTGGCCTACCTCGTGAATTGATAGTTAAAGAAACTGTTCAACAAATGTTTGCTACAGGGTATGAATATCGTTGGGATATCAAACCCTATTGGCTACCATTGCTAGATAAGGGACTAACTGAAAACTATCAGGCTTTGATTGAATCTCTCCATCCTCATTTTACGCCTCCCCCAGAATTGGTCGCATTTTCTTACCTTTATGAATCAATGCGTCAGAAATTACATGCTTACTATGGAGTATGGTCATGA
- a CDS encoding N5-glutamine methyltransferase family protein: MNFSHEYQIFIDNARKLLSEAGIWDVESDLECLVDRYLERRNKEQAYNEFMLAVYERCNRIPLGHIVNSINFDGLPLVVGSGVFVPRTHSQLIHKWINKESNIPFDSTVLDLCSGCGAIGLSIAKRRPDLNVVCVEYDTVAFQYLVRNINRLSSLSIKAQAFQTDLRDLQSLDKFKESVSLIVANPPYVPEKYSILPEWEKHHPYVSVYSGDDGLDLIRLIIIQSKQSLKANGWLVIEHQENQQDVIRNLFLKEGFSQVRTIIDNNFSDTTGLSVITIGINNF, encoded by the coding sequence ATGAATTTCTCTCATGAATATCAAATTTTTATTGATAATGCTAGGAAACTTTTATCGGAAGCAGGTATTTGGGATGTCGAGTCAGATCTTGAATGTTTGGTCGATCGTTATTTGGAAAGACGCAATAAAGAACAAGCTTATAATGAATTCATGCTTGCAGTTTATGAACGCTGTAATCGCATACCGCTTGGGCATATTGTTAACTCTATAAATTTTGATGGATTACCTTTAGTTGTTGGTTCTGGAGTATTTGTTCCTCGCACTCATAGTCAACTTATTCATAAATGGATTAACAAAGAGAGTAACATTCCTTTTGATTCAACTGTCTTAGATTTATGTTCAGGATGTGGTGCAATTGGTTTATCAATCGCTAAACGTCGTCCAGATTTAAATGTTGTTTGCGTAGAATACGATACGGTGGCCTTTCAATATTTAGTAAGAAATATTAATAGATTATCTAGTTTATCTATAAAGGCCCAAGCATTTCAAACTGATTTACGTGATCTTCAATCACTGGATAAATTTAAAGAGTCAGTCTCATTAATTGTAGCTAATCCGCCATACGTACCAGAAAAATACTCAATATTACCAGAATGGGAGAAACATCATCCTTATGTTTCCGTATATTCTGGAGATGATGGACTGGATTTAATTCGTTTGATCATAATTCAATCTAAGCAATCTCTTAAAGCAAATGGATGGTTGGTTATTGAACACCAAGAAAATCAACAAGATGTCATAAGAAATCTATTTTTAAAAGAAGGTTTTTCCCAAGTTAGAACAATTATTGATAATAATTTTTCAGACACAACTGGTCTTTCAGTTATTACTATTGGTATAAATAACTTTTAA
- a CDS encoding PLP-dependent aminotransferase family protein, translated as MNQRNEQDWMTIRKSRTTGILNQAIKEDLTGFTVTKRIDKKITTDKGKTFTEFVSCSYLGLENHPALIEAAKQAMSKTGIHLSSSRGAMRPQYLQQLEELLSEIYRGNSVVVFTSTSNVHLGVPWIRIVSAISKKGGQLL; from the coding sequence ATGAATCAGAGAAATGAACAAGATTGGATGACAATACGTAAATCACGTACAACTGGCATTTTGAATCAAGCTATTAAAGAAGATTTAACTGGTTTCACAGTAACGAAGCGTATTGACAAAAAAATCACAACAGATAAAGGTAAAACTTTTACTGAATTTGTTTCGTGCTCTTATTTAGGTTTAGAAAACCACCCCGCTTTAATAGAAGCAGCTAAACAAGCAATGAGCAAAACTGGAATTCATCTATCATCATCTCGTGGAGCTATGCGCCCACAATATCTACAACAATTAGAAGAATTGTTATCAGAGATTTACAGAGGGAATTCAGTTGTTGTTTTTACATCTACCAGTAATGTTCATCTTGGTGTACCTTGGATTCGCATAGTAAGTGCAATTTCTAAGAAAGGCGGTCAGTTGCTATAG
- a CDS encoding chorismate mutase family protein, producing the protein MSICMKIAEIKAKKNIPMMQPQRINSLMKLLNGLPKW; encoded by the coding sequence ATGAGTATCTGCATGAAAATAGCGGAAATAAAAGCAAAAAAAAATATTCCAATGATGCAACCTCAACGCATAAATTCACTAATGAAACTATTAAATGGCTTGCCAAAATGGTAG
- a CDS encoding IS630 family transposase, producing the protein MLILPPTSRNERRQMKKVVQKTTDKNYARRIMGILWLCQGEPVSQVADKLCCAESSVWRWIKRFRELGWMGLLSLPAGRHTRWHLTPLWPFLSYLLEHSPQQFGYLGSRWSLAFFVFLIKRLLNITLSMSTLYRYFRQQGIVWRRAAPTVKLPDPEYEEKMARITEALSRASEKHPVVYEDEVDIHLNPKIGAGWYFKGQQKRINTPGKNQKYYVAGCLDVRTNKIVFTGYMKKSAQLFINTLEELKRQYRHAETLTVILDNYIIHKSKSVKAWLRQNPSVTLLFLPVYSPWLNKIERLWQSLHETVTRNHGCQFMWQLIKNVKIFLKTASGKKTLKGIRNIRVSAL; encoded by the coding sequence ATGCTTATCTTACCACCAACCTCCCGAAATGAACGGCGCCAGATGAAAAAAGTCGTTCAAAAAACCACAGATAAAAATTATGCCCGCCGGATCATGGGCATACTCTGGTTATGCCAAGGAGAGCCGGTCTCCCAAGTGGCCGATAAACTGTGTTGCGCTGAGTCTTCTGTCTGGCGCTGGATTAAGCGGTTTAGGGAGCTGGGATGGATGGGGTTACTCAGTTTACCGGCAGGCCGCCATACCCGATGGCATTTAACCCCACTTTGGCCTTTTCTGTCTTATCTATTGGAACATTCTCCCCAACAGTTCGGTTATCTCGGTTCCCGATGGAGCCTGGCCTTTTTTGTATTTTTAATCAAAAGGTTACTTAATATCACCCTTTCAATGAGCACGCTTTACCGTTATTTCCGTCAACAAGGGATTGTCTGGAGAAGAGCGGCCCCGACAGTCAAGTTACCCGATCCGGAATATGAAGAAAAAATGGCCCGCATTACCGAAGCGCTTTCCCGGGCGTCAGAGAAACATCCTGTTGTTTATGAAGATGAAGTGGATATTCACTTGAACCCGAAAATCGGGGCGGGCTGGTATTTTAAAGGCCAGCAAAAACGCATTAATACGCCGGGTAAAAATCAAAAATACTACGTTGCGGGTTGTCTTGATGTCCGGACCAACAAAATTGTTTTTACGGGTTACATGAAGAAAAGCGCTCAATTATTTATCAATACGTTAGAAGAATTAAAACGCCAATATCGTCACGCAGAAACGCTCACCGTGATTTTAGACAACTACATTATTCATAAAAGTAAGTCAGTAAAAGCGTGGTTACGACAGAATCCAAGCGTGACACTTTTATTCCTTCCGGTTTATTCGCCCTGGTTGAACAAAATAGAGCGGTTATGGCAATCGTTACATGAAACGGTTACCCGTAATCATGGTTGCCAATTTATGTGGCAACTGATTAAAAATGTGAAAATTTTTTTAAAAACGGCGTCAGGAAAAAAGACGTTGAAAGGAATCAGAAATATCAGAGTCTCAGCATTATGA
- the pabB gene encoding aminodeoxychorismate synthase component I, whose product MKILLIDNYDSFTQNIAQYLYEVTGVEPAVVANSVSYDELFINNYDAVVISPGPGHPSVFNDFGVCSKVIQNSNIPLLGICLGHQGIVLSFGGSVNHAPKPVHGYRDRINHTKDGLFYNLPKRFEVVRYHSLICNNLPDDLKCSAWTDDGLVMAVEHKTKPIFGVQFHPESIYSEYGHEILKNFIEIAKKYNEKREKNPCSVIDSYLLIGGKTHYTLNAREYETKIDPELFFMHNYGGENYAFWLDSEKSDNPKSRFSIMGGNDSSQSIIIRYGVQTETLNMIGPDGETCIQGDFFSQLSILLEKIEISSPKELPFGFKGGFIGYLGYELKSLTIGEKKHNSEYPDFLLIFTPHFFVFDHFTEKIYECILLPYGDIPKWSTKNIPIHNKEIRKNIPNFSPGPVEYNKIDLKDSQEKYINKIEKTLQYIKDGESYEVCLTNRAKMSYTYPPFYAYKRMRHISPVPYGAYLSCGDFYILSASPETFLSIDSARNIESRPIKGTRARGRTKSEDQLLWNNLNNSKKDRAENLMIVDLVRHDLNHVCTPGSVHVPELFKIESFSSVHQLVSTIRGQLRDNMPVMEAVRACFPGGSMTGAPKKRTMEIIDSLESSARGIYSGALGWFSFSGEVELSIIIRTAVLRGKCAEFGIGGAIVADSDPYGEFEETLVKASVPHFCFSDIKGNM is encoded by the coding sequence ATGAAAATACTACTTATTGATAATTACGACTCTTTTACACAAAATATCGCTCAATACTTATACGAAGTTACTGGCGTGGAACCCGCTGTAGTGGCTAACTCTGTATCTTATGACGAGTTATTTATAAATAACTATGATGCAGTAGTTATTTCACCAGGCCCTGGTCATCCATCTGTATTCAATGATTTTGGGGTTTGCTCTAAAGTAATTCAAAATTCTAATATTCCTTTGTTAGGGATTTGTCTTGGTCATCAAGGAATTGTTTTATCCTTTGGTGGTTCTGTAAACCATGCACCTAAACCAGTGCATGGCTATCGCGACAGAATAAATCATACAAAAGATGGTTTGTTTTACAACTTACCTAAACGTTTTGAAGTTGTCAGGTACCACTCTTTAATATGCAATAACTTACCAGATGATTTAAAATGTTCAGCTTGGACTGATGATGGTTTAGTCATGGCAGTGGAACACAAAACAAAACCTATTTTTGGAGTCCAATTTCATCCTGAATCCATTTATTCTGAATATGGACATGAAATACTGAAAAACTTTATTGAAATAGCCAAAAAATATAATGAAAAAAGGGAAAAAAACCCTTGTTCAGTAATTGACTCCTATTTACTAATAGGAGGTAAAACTCATTATACTTTAAATGCCCGTGAATATGAAACAAAAATAGATCCTGAACTATTTTTTATGCATAATTATGGTGGTGAAAATTACGCCTTCTGGCTTGACAGTGAAAAATCCGATAATCCAAAATCTCGATTTTCAATAATGGGTGGTAATGATTCTTCGCAATCCATTATTATACGGTACGGCGTTCAAACAGAAACATTAAATATGATCGGCCCAGATGGTGAAACCTGTATTCAAGGTGATTTTTTTTCACAATTATCTATTTTATTAGAAAAAATTGAAATATCTTCACCTAAAGAACTTCCTTTTGGATTCAAAGGAGGATTTATTGGTTATCTAGGGTATGAACTAAAATCACTAACAATAGGAGAAAAAAAACACAACTCAGAATACCCAGATTTTTTATTGATATTCACTCCCCATTTTTTTGTTTTCGATCATTTTACAGAAAAGATTTACGAATGTATTTTGCTACCTTATGGAGATATTCCAAAATGGTCAACAAAAAACATCCCTATACACAATAAAGAAATAAGGAAAAACATCCCTAACTTTTCTCCTGGGCCTGTAGAATACAATAAAATAGACCTTAAAGACTCTCAAGAAAAATATATAAATAAAATAGAAAAAACACTTCAGTATATTAAAGATGGAGAATCTTATGAAGTATGCTTAACTAACAGAGCAAAAATGAGTTATACCTATCCACCTTTTTATGCTTATAAAAGAATGCGTCATATAAGCCCTGTTCCTTATGGTGCATATTTATCATGCGGTGACTTTTATATACTAAGTGCTTCTCCTGAAACGTTTTTATCTATTGATTCCGCTAGAAATATTGAGTCTAGACCTATAAAAGGAACAAGGGCAAGAGGAAGAACAAAAAGTGAAGATCAATTACTATGGAATAATTTGAATAATTCTAAAAAAGATAGAGCTGAAAATTTAATGATTGTTGATCTTGTACGTCATGACCTCAATCATGTATGTACCCCGGGAAGTGTACATGTTCCTGAACTATTCAAAATTGAAAGTTTTTCTTCTGTCCATCAATTAGTTTCAACAATACGTGGTCAATTGAGAGATAATATGCCTGTAATGGAAGCTGTTCGTGCCTGCTTTCCTGGAGGTTCAATGACTGGAGCACCGAAGAAGCGTACAATGGAAATTATCGATTCTTTAGAATCTTCAGCTAGAGGAATTTATTCCGGAGCTCTTGGATGGTTCTCTTTTAGCGGCGAAGTAGAATTAAGCATTATTATACGTACAGCAGTATTACGCGGTAAATGTGCAGAATTTGGTATAGGCGGTGCTATTGTCGCTGATTCTGATCCTTATGGAGAGTTCGAAGAAACATTGGTTAAAGCTAGTGTGCCACACTTTTGTTTTAGTGATATTAAGGGGAATATGTGA
- a CDS encoding prephenate dehydrogenase dimerization domain-containing protein → MNNLKIVILGSNGAIGSFLGRIFSTSGHTVHGIDKQLSGNYTSYSQIDLLDPISNIDEIFNEADVIIFTLPETVAIKALPWVLSAINDNVLIVSTCSVQEPFYSSLKTISPQQPFIGINPMFSPSLQEKNRPVILIIEDMHNEHGWIELVLTKFQMRITKMRPKEHDKVMALCQVLPHALILAFGLALKANSIDINVLYNITPPPMRTMLALLSRLLVNPKEIYWDIQYENYMAVEIRKNILDELSLLDSMVQSGDKVEFNHSLDEIKLKLGEWLYTSYTDCQHIFQILNEDK, encoded by the coding sequence GTGAATAACCTTAAAATAGTCATTCTAGGTAGTAACGGTGCTATAGGTTCTTTTTTGGGACGTATTTTTTCTACTTCTGGTCATACTGTACATGGAATAGATAAACAACTTTCAGGAAATTATACATCTTATTCCCAAATAGACTTATTAGATCCTATTTCAAATATTGATGAAATATTCAATGAAGCAGATGTAATAATATTTACGTTACCTGAAACAGTTGCAATTAAAGCATTGCCATGGGTTTTATCAGCTATCAACGATAATGTATTGATAGTGTCAACTTGCTCTGTTCAAGAACCTTTTTACTCTTCATTAAAAACTATTTCTCCTCAACAACCTTTTATTGGTATTAACCCCATGTTTTCTCCCTCCCTACAGGAGAAGAATCGTCCCGTAATTTTAATTATCGAAGATATGCATAATGAACATGGCTGGATTGAATTAGTATTGACAAAGTTTCAAATGCGTATTACTAAAATGCGACCAAAAGAGCATGATAAAGTCATGGCGCTATGTCAAGTGTTACCCCATGCACTTATACTAGCATTTGGTTTGGCATTAAAAGCGAATTCAATTGATATAAATGTGTTATATAATATCACCCCACCTCCAATGCGTACAATGTTAGCTTTATTGTCAAGACTCTTGGTTAATCCAAAGGAAATTTATTGGGATATTCAATATGAAAATTATATGGCTGTAGAAATTCGTAAAAATATATTAGATGAATTATCTTTGTTAGATTCAATGGTTCAGTCTGGAGATAAGGTAGAATTTAATCATTCCTTAGATGAAATTAAACTAAAATTAGGGGAATGGCTCTATACTAGCTATACTGATTGTCAACACATTTTTCAAATTTTAAATGAAGATAAGTAA
- a CDS encoding MFS transporter: MSFSGTTKTNEQAGLRNWLGLLILMLPVLLVTVDNTILGFALPKIASALEPSANQQLWIIDAYALVLAGLLVSMGSIGDRIGHRFLLLFGSLGFTVVSVLTALSTSPEQLIIGRAALGFFGAMLMPSTLALISSLFKNREQRRLAVAIWATTLTVGSALGPVVGGILLQYFDWNSIFLLAVPVLIPLLIFGTILLPESDKKNTGIIDVYSILLSIIAMTGIVYAIKQLASNGFEISVVLEFIIGFIAGVLFVRRQKKLLTPLMDISLFSNGVFTGSIIVNLLSLGLLIGFVFFATQFLQIVLDMKPISASLALVPGQILAIFVGILIVPVAQRVPTYWLVPVLLALAGSAFFLIACIGSYLTSIVIAFALLNIGVGAIASVSNDLVLSSVPSSKAGAASAISETAYEVGVVLGTTILGGLITAFYRLNLTLPDGVSLEQTGLALETLAGAYVVADSLTESQGRQLIESASYSFTNAINTTSWLTSILTIIVVFISWHLLKASKTK, encoded by the coding sequence ATGTCATTTAGTGGCACTACCAAAACCAATGAGCAAGCGGGACTTCGTAATTGGCTAGGATTATTGATATTAATGCTACCTGTTTTATTAGTCACAGTAGACAATACTATTTTAGGTTTCGCTTTGCCAAAGATAGCAAGTGCACTGGAACCAAGTGCAAACCAACAATTATGGATAATTGACGCTTATGCATTGGTATTAGCAGGACTTTTAGTTTCTATGGGGAGCATTGGTGATCGTATTGGCCACCGTTTTTTATTATTATTTGGTTCATTGGGATTCACAGTTGTTTCAGTTTTGACAGCATTGTCTACATCCCCAGAGCAATTGATTATAGGGAGAGCTGCACTTGGTTTTTTCGGTGCAATGTTGATGCCATCAACTTTAGCATTAATCAGTTCTCTTTTTAAAAATCGTGAACAACGTCGTTTAGCTGTCGCAATTTGGGCAACAACATTAACTGTCGGTTCTGCTCTTGGTCCTGTTGTGGGCGGTATTTTGTTACAATATTTTGATTGGAATTCAATTTTCTTATTAGCAGTACCTGTATTAATACCTTTATTAATTTTTGGTACTATTCTATTACCTGAATCTGATAAAAAGAATACGGGAATTATCGATGTCTATAGCATTTTATTATCAATAATAGCAATGACTGGAATTGTGTATGCGATTAAACAGTTAGCGAGTAATGGATTCGAAATCAGTGTAGTTTTAGAATTTATCATTGGTTTTATTGCTGGAGTTCTTTTTGTCCGTCGACAAAAAAAGTTATTAACTCCTTTGATGGATATATCTCTATTTAGTAATGGCGTATTTACTGGTTCAATCATAGTTAATTTACTCAGTTTAGGTTTACTGATTGGCTTTGTATTTTTTGCTACTCAATTTTTACAAATTGTGCTTGATATGAAACCAATATCTGCCAGTCTTGCTCTAGTTCCTGGTCAAATTCTTGCAATTTTTGTTGGAATTTTAATTGTACCTGTTGCACAAAGAGTCCCTACATATTGGCTAGTACCCGTTTTGTTGGCACTAGCGGGTTCTGCATTTTTCTTAATTGCCTGTATAGGTAGTTATTTAACTTCAATAGTTATCGCTTTTGCATTATTGAACATAGGCGTAGGTGCAATCGCTTCAGTTTCTAATGACTTAGTTCTTTCATCTGTGCCTTCTTCCAAAGCCGGAGCAGCATCGGCAATCAGTGAAACAGCTTACGAGGTTGGTGTAGTTCTTGGAACAACAATTTTAGGGGGATTAATCACCGCTTTTTATCGTTTAAACTTGACATTGCCAGATGGAGTTTCTCTAGAACAAACAGGATTAGCTTTAGAAACTTTAGCTGGAGCTTATGTAGTCGCAGATTCACTGACAGAAAGTCAGGGGCGCCAATTAATTGAATCAGCCTCATATTCTTTTACAAACGCCATTAATACTACTAGTTGGTTAACATCAATATTAACTATAATAGTAGTCTTTATTTCCTGGCATCTACTGAAAGCATCGAAGACAAAATGA